The Shewanella zhangzhouensis genome has a window encoding:
- a CDS encoding Ppx/GppA phosphatase family protein, with product MGSNSFHLMIAREQDGSLQILHKEKAQVQLAQGLSPEGYLSDEAIGRGLECLRNFGQRFSGLCETQVRLVATHTLRVARNRDKFLKAALTVIPYPIEVISGHEEARLIYSGIAQSQVLAKHNLIIDIGGGSTEVVIGEKNQPVMLSSLRCGCVSYNERFFSDGQLSLSAFRAAQTAADKQFSSLSKEYFDGRWDLVLGSSGSVKAICEALLESFGDETVTLARLKELKLKLVQAGHVDALQFANIDKKRMTLVPAGLAILISFFRRLAIEQLEPTPAALREGVLYELAQIDQSQDIRHRTVESIANLYHVDTKHGARVRNTAMALFDSVADSWQIRPFARLLSYAASLHEIGIHINSRAYHKHGAYIIANSDLPGFSQDLQQDLAMLIGNQCKKPQFDNINTLPDGRREVLVKLLCLLRLAVLVNLGRVARSLRLSCAVLDTNELAVIPEQSARVDLLLKDLKREKKHLGQLGLILRLDSELPSPADED from the coding sequence ATGGGTTCGAACAGTTTCCATTTGATGATTGCCCGTGAACAAGACGGCAGTTTGCAAATTCTGCATAAAGAAAAAGCGCAGGTGCAGCTGGCTCAGGGACTGAGTCCGGAAGGCTACTTATCCGATGAAGCCATAGGCCGTGGCCTGGAGTGTCTGCGCAATTTCGGCCAGCGGTTTTCCGGCTTGTGCGAAACCCAGGTAAGGCTGGTAGCGACCCACACCTTAAGGGTCGCCCGCAACCGTGACAAATTTTTAAAAGCCGCACTGACGGTGATCCCCTATCCCATCGAGGTGATTTCCGGCCATGAAGAAGCGCGACTTATCTATTCCGGCATCGCCCAAAGTCAGGTACTGGCCAAGCATAATCTGATTATCGATATCGGCGGTGGCTCCACCGAAGTAGTGATTGGCGAAAAGAACCAACCTGTGATGCTTTCAAGCCTTCGCTGTGGCTGCGTGAGCTATAACGAGCGTTTCTTTTCCGATGGTCAGCTCTCCCTCAGTGCCTTTCGCGCCGCGCAAACGGCCGCCGACAAACAGTTCTCATCGCTTTCCAAAGAGTACTTTGATGGCCGCTGGGACTTGGTACTGGGCAGCTCAGGCTCGGTCAAAGCCATCTGTGAAGCCCTGCTGGAAAGCTTTGGCGATGAAACTGTCACCCTGGCCAGATTAAAAGAGCTGAAACTGAAATTGGTTCAGGCTGGCCACGTGGATGCGTTGCAATTTGCCAATATCGATAAAAAGCGCATGACTTTGGTGCCGGCTGGACTTGCCATTCTTATCAGCTTTTTCAGGCGACTTGCGATAGAGCAGCTTGAGCCTACCCCTGCGGCGCTGCGCGAAGGTGTGCTCTATGAGCTTGCCCAAATCGACCAATCTCAGGATATACGTCATCGCACGGTAGAGAGCATCGCCAATCTCTATCACGTGGACACCAAACACGGTGCCCGGGTGCGTAACACCGCCATGGCCCTCTTTGACAGCGTGGCCGACAGCTGGCAAATCCGCCCCTTTGCCCGACTCTTGTCCTATGCCGCCTCATTGCATGAAATCGGCATTCACATCAATTCCCGTGCTTACCACAAGCATGGAGCCTACATCATCGCCAACAGCGACCTCCCCGGTTTCAGTCAGGACTTGCAGCAGGATCTGGCGATGTTAATTGGCAACCAGTGTAAAAAGCCGCAGTTCGATAACATTAATACCCTGCCCGACGGCCGCCGCGAAGTACTGGTAAAACTCTTGTGTTTGTTGCGTCTGGCGGTGCTGGTGAACCTTGGCCGGGTAGCCCGTTCCCTTCGCCTGAGCTGCGCTGTATTGGATACCAATGAGTTGGCGGTTATTCCCGAGCAAAGCGCACGTGTGGACCTGCTGCTTAAAGATTTGAAACGTGAAAAGAAACATCTGGGGCAGCTTGGCCTTATTCTGAGACTGGACAGCGAGCTTCCCTCTCCCGCTGACGAAGACTGA